A DNA window from Setaria viridis chromosome 2, Setaria_viridis_v4.0, whole genome shotgun sequence contains the following coding sequences:
- the LOC117844686 gene encoding dirigent protein 5: MQALKPSSSKLTLIVASVVFLLGLAGVAHGGRRLISSHDDNKPCKKMTVYYHDILYNGSNNTANATSAAVTKPSAALSRSNWSNGTFVGMLVVFDDLVTEEQALASEPVARAQGFYLYDKKEAYNVWIAFTLVFDSKAYKGTLNLMGADLMAEETRDLSVVGGTGDFFMSRGVATLSTNATEGYFYFRLKMDIKLYECYVA, translated from the coding sequence ATGCAAGCCCTGAAGCCATCGTCTTCCAAGCTCACCCTGATCGTTGCTAGTGTCGTGTTTCTTCTTGGGCTGGCAGGCGTCGCCCATGGTGGCAGGAGGCTCATCTCCAGCCACGACGACAACAAGCCGTGCAAGAAGATGACGGTCTACTACCACGACATCCTCTACAACGGGAGCAACAACACGGCGAacgcgacgtcggcggcggtgacgaAGCCGTCGGCGGCGCTGAGCAGGTCCAACTGGAGCAACGGCACCTTCGTCGGCATGCTCGTGGTGTTCGACGACCTGGTGACGGAGGAGCAGGCGCTGGCGTCGGAGCCGGTGGCGCGCGCGCAGGGCTTCTACCTCTACGACAAGAAGGAGGCGTACAACGTGTGGATCGCCTTCACCCTCGTCTTCGACTCCAAGGCGTACAAGGGCACCCTCAACCTCATGGGTGCAGACCTCATGGCCGAGGAGACACGGGACCTCTCTGTCGTCGGTGGCACCGGTGATTTCTTCATGTCGCGGGGCGTCGCCACGCTGAGCACCAATGCCACCGAGGGTTACTTCTACTTCCGCCTCAAGATGGACATCAAGCTCTACGAGTGCTACGTCGCCTGA